One Hippopotamus amphibius kiboko isolate mHipAmp2 chromosome 12, mHipAmp2.hap2, whole genome shotgun sequence genomic window, CGCTTTCTTTCTTTAGGAAGTACCAGGATTCCCGGAACAGAAAATGGAGCCATTGCTTACACCAATTTtttaagtggggggggggggggggggtgcgggtgggggcgGTGTGGTATTCCCCGTTAAAATCGGGCCACTTGATTAGCCAAGTGGTAGGGCCTCTTTGGGGAGATTTCCCTTCTTTCCGGTTGTGTTACTGCTGGTCTTTCTCTGGCCAGACCAGGAGGAGTGTGGTATGTGGTCAGGAGTGAGAAGAAATAGTGAGGTCATTGGGTGAGGGAGAAGTGTAACTTAAAACCTGTCTCTGTCGCTGTTAGATTGGGTCACCCCTAGTCTATGGCATGAAAGTTTTATTTGGTAGGAGATCTGCTGCAGGAGTCTGATTGCTTGGGTCAGTGCAACAGGACAGTCTAGTCTCTGCATGCTTCCTTACCTGTCTCTAATCAGGTGGTGACAGTCTTTGCTGCCATTTTGTCTTGAGCTTGTTGTTGGGGTAAGTGTCTCCACTCGCTATGACTGGAGTGGGTCAGTGAATTGGTCATTGTACATTAGACCAGAGTTTGAATAACATGTCTATAAAAGCTCATTCTAAGAAAGAAGCTGATCCACCTTTCACATAGTGGATCATTGACCTTGGATTCAGCTGGGAAGGGTCCTCCTGTATCACATATTCAcatgcctcctgcctcccagcacaGAGTTATTACCTTGCATAGTCAAAATTTTTATGTGTATCTCTTACTTTTCCAAAGAGAAGAAGCCTTTTGAGTGCAGGAATTGGATCTCATCTCGTATCTCCCACACTTTCTTGTGCACACAGTAGGCAGTCATGATAAATAGAGGATGTGAATGAATAGAACTCAGGTTTTCTGACCACAGTttaaggaaagaggaggagagggcttGGCTGTCAGAGAGAGTGCCTGAAGATAGCTGAGTGAGGGTGTAAAGGTCCTTAGCCTTTGTGATTAAGAAGTCTTGGTCTCTCCACCTTCTTGAGaggcacaaaacagtcatggatAATGAAAGACAGACCCAAAAAGAAAAGTATTAGAACACAGTCATTTATCAGAAATCCCAGGTCTCCTGCTTCCCCACTGTGAGCAAAGGGGTCTCTCCATTAGACCTGAGTCCTTCAGAGTGTTGTCTACAGATTGGGATCTGGTAATTACAGAGAAGGGAGCCAGTGTATGTATGTGGTGCCTGGCATAGAAGTGGTGCCAGTGAATGGTAGCTGCTATTATTAAACTTAATGCAAGTGTAAAGGAGGGCAGACAGCATGCTAGAAAGAGTGGAAGTTAAGTCTTAAGTGCACAAAGGGTCATAAAGTGTTTTCATCTCTACTGCTCTCTTCCACTGGAGTTATAATAGAGGAAATGGACTCAGAGGACAGTGGGCGGGATTTGTTGGTTAGAAGGAGGAAGTTCTTTAAAACCAGGTTTGTTAAAGCTGAGTCAATAACTAAGGGAAATTGTGGAATCTGCTTCCCCATATACCTTAGAAATGGATGCCAAGAGTCCTGAGACTCAAAACACATCACTGTGTTTGGCTCtcctcaccattttttttttttaaatcgaggtgtagttgacttacaatattgtgttagtttcaggtgtacagcataggtCCCTTCACCATTTTTGTTGCAAGTGAATTTAGAGGCAAAATGGTGAGGTAATTAAGAGTGTGGAGCTTGGAATCAGACAAAattgagttcaaatcctgcctctgccagtTACTAGGTGTATGATTTTCATGAAATTATTTGTCCCCTTGTAGCTTTATTTTCCTCATGTGGAAAGAGTGTGATAATGATAGTGCCTATTCGTAGTGTTggcatgagaattaaatgaaaagacaCATGTAAAGCACCTAGTATTACACAAAGCACACATAGTAAGCCTCaagtaaatgttagctgctattaaTAATCACCatcataatagtaataataacatgAGCACTCAGGGCTGCCttaaaaaagaggggatttaCAAAAGAACAACTTGCTGCCTGAAACGCCTATGTGGAGGGATGATTGTTACCATGACTTTCTGTGCTGGTCGTAGGCTTATGAGCAATGAAATCTTTTTTCAGCATCAGCCTCACAGAGGCAGCTCCTGTTGCCTGAGTGGGAGGTGAAACTGGGGCCCTGAACCATCAACTTGGATGTAGGGTGAGGGTGTAGAATAGTGTTCATGTTAGAAAAGTCAGTGTGACTCTGAGGTAATGGTTGACTTTTCCATAAAAGAGCATCCTGATTGACCTAGGTTGGGCATTTAGATTCTTGGCTCTCATTATTTTACATCTCAATTAGTATTTCAGCATCCTCCATTTCCTGGGCCACTCTTTTCACTTAGTCATATCTCCTATAAATGTCTGcctctgggggacttccctggcagtccagtggttaagaatctgccttctgatgcaggagatgcaggtttgattcctggtcgggaactgagatcccacatgctgcagggtaaTTAAGCCCACGCGCTGCCCCTGTGCCCTGGAGCCCGCACACTGAAACTAACATGCGActcagccaagtaaataaataaattaaataaaaaaaaaaaacctcagcctTTGTTTCAGTATGTACTGTATTAAGATCCAGAGCTGCAGTATCTGTAATTCTGTCTATTATATCTTTTCCAGCATCTATTGCAAATATAGGTAGAGTGCTAATAAAGCTTTTCGATAATGAAAGGACATGGGGAGCGTTTAGAAAAAGTTCTGCGAATGTTGGAAGGCTTTATAGTGTAGTCTGGGAAAGAACTGACTGAGGGAGGGATTCTATGAAGGTGTTAGAGATTTGTCATGGACTTCTGCAAAGGATCTTCTGTATCATATGGGCTAGAAAGGAAATGGCTCAAGATTTCAGGGATCCACCATTATCACCATATTCCTGAAGAAAGGTGAAATGACTGGGCGTggcagatcttagttccctgatggccagggattgaacccgggtcccccttagtgaaagtgcagagtcctaaccactggaccgccagggaattcgtATAACCTGTCCTGTATGAGCTTAAACACAAGAGTGTCAAGCAAGAATGTTTAAATTTCAGCATGATATAGGATGCAGAAGAACATTTGGTCTCTGTTGGAGTGGTTTTGTCCTTTATCCTcccctttttcttaaaaaaagcagTCGAACCTAACCTTATATAAAATCTTACTTGAAGTCTAatacataaaatggataaaagtGCTGCTGCTGTGGTAGTGGTGGAGAGTGGCGGAGCATAATTAGAGCCTCTCATATAGTTCTCCCTTTCCCCCAGGCAGGCTCTGAATCCCATCCAAGGAACCCTAGGGCTCTGAGAATATGGACGCCACTTCTCCAGTTTGTCAGATACAGGAAAAGAACTGGAGATCACCTATAGAATACTGTCTTCCTCAACCTCACAAACGTTTGCCATCATCAGTAGAACCATGTTCAGCAACAAGCATATCAGTCACTAGCTACAGATCAGTCATGGAGCTGGATGCTGGGAACATGAAACATGAATAAGGCATGGTCCCTGCTGGCAAGGGACTGAGAGTCTAGTGAAGTACTTCCCAAACTTTTCCCCACCATGGTATACAGAGAAAATGATAATGGTGAAGCAGGCATAGCTGCTTGCAACCTGAGATGactggcccatgggctctagccACCCTAAGAGGTGGCTCTTATCCCCCAAGGTAGGTGATTCCCTTGTCTTCTGTATCCTTAGGCTGCTCTATGATGGGTGGCCTTGTCCACATGGCCACCCCTTTCATCTGTTCACTGGCAATTCCATCTTGACCTGCATGGTGGGACCAGATTGGGGCAAAGGTTAACTGGGGCTTTAGGCTGATTATGCATGAAATTTCAGTGATTTTGTAATTAGGAAAGTACAGTGTTCTGGATACCCAGGGCTGTAGATGAGGGCATTGGAGCAGCCATCGAATATCAGGAGATGGTGCAGTTGTAAGCTGGTCAGATTCTAAGAATAGAGCAAGCTGAAAGCTTGGTGAGAGGGTAGTGCCACAGTGTTCCAAGGAAGCAAAGGAGTCTAGCTTTTAATCTGGTCACTTTTATCTAGCAAGGTCATGTATTCTGAAACAGACCTGATTCTCTGTTCTGACTCACTTGCTGAGGGTTGTCCATGGGAAAAGCCATACCCTTCCCTAGTGTTCCCGTCTTTATCAGGGCAATTTAGGATCCTTCTTCATTTGATGTTGTGGCCTCCTTCGGTTATCCTATACTGGAGTCTTCCTCTAAGACTAGAAGGGAAGTTGGTGTAATGATTATGGCTTGAGCCTAAACGCTGCTAGGTGAGTTAAATGGAGGCTAATTTTAGTTAGTATGTTCTAATTTATAACAAGGTAAATCGTTGATTGCCAAGTAGCTAAGTTCAGTAGGTATCTTTCAGGCCTTATCTTAATGTGACCTTTTTACAGCCTTTgacccaccttttttttttttccccttttgctgTTCTTTCCTCATTGGTGTCTCTGATGTCTTACTCTCTTGATTTCCTTTCTACCATTTTGGGTGCTTCCTACTCTCTTTCCTGGCCTCTTTTTTGCCCACTGCTTTAATTGTTGATGTGCCCTAAGTTTCTGCCTTTGGCCTTTTCTCCTGTCTCATTGTACACACTCTCCCTAGATATATCAGTTAGGATGTATCAGTTGCAAAAGATAGAAAACACACCTGTAGCTCAGTCAGAGGATTTATTAAACATATAACAAGAAGtctaggtgaaataagccagacacaaaaggacaattaTTGTTTGATTCCACatttatgaggtacctagaatagtcaaattcagcAACAAAGTAGAGTGGTTGTTTctagaggctggggagagggggattattgtttaataggtacagagtttcagtttgggaagatggaagagttctggagatgcatggtggtgatagttgcacaacagtgtgacaatacttaatgccactgaactgtacacttaaaaatggttaaaatggtaaattttatgttatgtatattttaccacacacaGAAGTAGTCCAGGGGTagaactgtttttttgttttttttttttaacttttttaatattggagtatagctgataaacaatgttgtgatagtttcaggtgcacagcaaagcgactcagccacacatatacatgcatccaTTCTCCCTCCAACTCCCCTCCCTTCCAGGCTACCAcacagctgccttttttttttttttttttttttaaatccaccaACTTGACAATGTTACTAAGGACCCaggtttttccagtttttctgctCTGATATCCTAGTGTTCTTACGTCTGTCCCTTCGTGTCCCCAAGATGACTCCAGCGTCTCACCCTTCTAATCAATATCCAAAGGTTAGACGAGAACATTAGcatatgttcttttttaagattgagGAAAACTTTCCCAGGTACTCCCAACAGACTTTCCTTACATCTTGTTGCCCAGAATTAGTGCCTGACCATTTGTGACTCAGTCACTGGCAAGAGAAATGGAATGCCCACCTCCTTTCAGCTGATCAGTTTTCATACcctagggctggggaggggtaGCTCATACCCACTCCCTGCCAACATCTGAACAAATTAGGGGTTCTgttagaagaaagaaagggaagatggCTGTTGGGGTGGCAGCCAGTAACTGCTACCATCCCGGATCATCTTGGTTCCTTCTGGGGTTTCAGTTACTTCCATGTAGATGATTCCATATACCCAGACCAGACTTTTCTCCTGAGCTTCATACCTTAGCACCTCAAAATTAATgttaatctaaaaataaacatcTTCACTCTCAGATCTgttcctcttgtgtttcctgtctGAAGAAGTACCACAGGCCAGAAAAATCGTCTTTGACTCTTCTCGTCTTCCTTCCTACGTTTAATCAGTCATTAAATCCTGTGGATTCTACTATTTTGATGTTTCAGATCTGTCCTCTTTATTGCCACCTCTGTTTCAGAACTTTTGATTTCTTATCTGTGTTACTATACCTCTCAAGCggtctctctgcctccagtcttTCCCCCTTTTAATTTATTCCCTAAACTGCTGTCAGAATGGTCTTTCTATAGCACGTATCTGATCTTGTTACTCGTATGACCTTTAAGGCCCTTCATGATCTagctcctgcttctctctccaaCCTCATCCCTCCCTTTTACTCACCGTGCTGTGTCCTCCCAATTGCACCTGGCTTTGGCTCATAAATGCTCTAACTCAAGTCTTCATGCCTGTGCACACTCTGttccctctcccaccttccctattccTTAGTGTCTGGTTACTTCCTATTCTTCCTTTGAGAATCAGCTCACGTGTGACCTGAGAATCATGTCTGGGAATCATCCTTTATCCTCCAGTCTTGATTAACTGCTCCAGCTTTCTATCCTCATAATACTATGTGCTTATCCCACTCTTATCCTCACACTGTAATCCTCTGGTTCCTAGTCTTTCTCTCCCATTGACTGAGTTTCATGAAGGCAGAAACTATCTTCCTCTGTATCCCTGGTTCATTATACTCAGTAAACGTTTAATGAATGGATGGAAGCTGACATCAGAAGCTGTTTCTTGGCTTTGGGAAATCTTTGAGTCTAATAGAAGTCATTGAGATACTAATCTAGGAGTTCTTGTGTGCTGATTACAGTGCTGTTGAGGCAAAAATTTGGAAAGTTTACAGAGGTCACAAGCCAGCTGCACTAAGGAAGCTAAATATAGGCAGACCGTGCTTtggtttccttaaattttttcGTCTGTTCCATTGGCTGTGCTAAAGAATAGCATCTCTGTTAGTGATAACTCAATTTGAAGACTGGGAATAAAGCTGCTTTTAGTGCACCCTCCCTGGGCAGCAGAGGGTTTGGGAGGCTCTGGTCTTCCTTTCCCTGGGCCCATGCAGCCTGAAGAGGAGGTGCTGGATCAGGAGTCCCCTCAGGACACATGCCTGCATCAGGAGTGGGCAGTGTGTATGGCAGACTGAGCTGTGActctcagaatcacctggagggtgaGGCAGGCATACCTGAAGTCAAGATGACTGAACAGTCAGTGACAGCAACAGCCTACCCCTCCTGGCGGGTGGGAGAGAGGGATTGTGGGCAGTAAGTGATCGTCAGTGAGGACATCCTCAGGTGAGGCTTCAATCAGCCAGTGTGCTTGATTGAGCTCCTGCAGTGTCCCACATGGATTGCACCGGAACACATTTTTCGAGTTCCTGTTGTTATTTTTACCACTGGTAACAAAGTTTGTAACTGTAAGATGGAATGTTGAGACATCCTCTTTGTTAATAGAGATATTAGTATATTCCCTTTTTCATCTTGAGCCACTCACTTTCAGTTTTaactgctttctgtttctaccaGCCCATAGAACCCTGGTATTTTGCCCTGTTGACACAGGAGAGCCATCTGTGGCGAAAGAGAATAACTATAGACTATACAGTACACAGGGAAACAAtccagggtttgtttgtttgccatctgCTTCCCAGAGCTTTTTCTAGGGATGCATTATGGTGAAAGTGAGAATTGGCTATATAGCCATAGATTTGTGTTCATGGCACAAAGCTGAAAGTTGCCACCATCCTGGTGGGGGAGCAGCATGCTGTCTGGAAATAGGCGGGGACAGGGAAAGCCAAGACAAGAAAGCCAACACCCCCTTTGGCATGTTCATCTGAGTCAAGCTCCTGATTAAATTAAAGAAGAgttgggcttccctagtggcgcagtggttaagaatctgcctgccagtttaggggacataggttcgagccctggtctgggaagatcccacatgctgcggagcagctaagcctgtgtgccacaactactgagcccacgtgccacaactgctaagcccacatgcctagagcccatgctccacaacaagagaagccaccacactgagaagcttgcacaccacagtgaagagcagcccccgctcaccacaactggagaaagcctgcgcatagcaatgaagagccaacacagccaaaaataaaataaataaaatacattaattaaaaaaaaaaagaggagttgTAATGTCCATTAATTTCAAGGCCCTGGGCTGCCATGGGGGACAATGGTAACTATTGGAATATTTCATTAGTCATCTATCAGCCTCACTGAATACTCAATGGCAAGAGAAAATTTTTTACCACTTTTAGTCTTCTAGTCCTTTCATGGCTTTCCCGAACCAGTCTTGGGGTCAGCATGTGTGGAAAATGGCCAAGAATTGACAGGAAAGCTAAGCAACCATCTGTGCATTACACAGAGGTACCAAGTACTGCTAGGACAGAAGAAATGATATAAGGACATCCTCAGATGAGGCTTCAGTTAGCCAATGTGCTTGATGGGACTCCCTCAGTGGGCTTGGCACTGGGAGCAAGGAAAGATCCAAAGGCGTAGTCCTTGCCCATGGCGAGTACACAGTTAAATTGGGGAGACAATAAATGTACGGatttataaaagaaggaaaaactccATAACATAGTGCCACTTGAGTGGTTCAGATAATTCAAGGGCCTTTGTGTGGCATgccagaaaagagaaataagtgtGACACTGGGATCAGATTTTGAACCAAGACTTTCGCATGATAGCTTAGCAAAGAAGCAGACCAAAGGATAGTGTATGCATGTTCTGGGGCAAGGGATATCTTTCAGCCACTGCTTGACTCACAGTTGGTAATCATTTAATCAGCAAGATAAATGTGTGGTATAAATTCAGTTCAGAATCTGGGCCAAAGCCTGATACCTAAGCTTTAAAGCAAAGTATCGTCTGGAGCTGAAGGAAAGGACACCCAAGCAAGAGACAAGATAAAAACAAGGAAGATTTGGGAAAGGTATAAATTTCTGGAAGGGATGGCAGCAGAACCAGAAGTCTGACTACCACAGATTACCAGGGTTGGTGGGATATGGTCTTATGAGTTGGGCAGATgtcccctcctgcctcaggaaTCCTCTGGAATCTGTCTGGCTGGGTGGTTGAGGCAGGATGGGCAGGGAGGATGGCTAGTGGGCGACTTGGCTGAAGTTGAGGCCAAAGTTGAGCCAGGCCCTCCCCCTGGGGTGTAAGCCCTCTGGGTCAGGGGCAGGGCTCATCCGTGGAACCTACCCGGAGCACCACTCCTGGCTCATTAGTGGATGTCTGGGGAGGCCTTTGAAGATGAAACACTCCATAAACActcattgtttctgttttttggacAAACTAGTACTTTGGTCTCCAGAGACTGTTGATCTGGCTCCTTTGTACTAGTCTGGAATTCACTGCAAACTTAGGAGagtaggaaacaaacaaacaaacctgaaatAGTTTTTGAGAAAACAAACTAAACTCCCACCAAACCCCCTGCTTTAGCTTGTAAATAGGATTCCTCTGCATCTACCTTTCACATTCTTGGGTTTGGGTGCACTCTGTCTTGACCTGTTCTTTCACTCGCTGggtttggggggtgtgtgtgtgtgtgtctctggttCCCAGACTCTGTAGAGAGTGCCAGCAGCTGGCATATGGTGATTGCTGAATAAGCTGCCCGCTGACGCATGTCTCCCGCAGGCACAGAGAACTGGTTGGCACGAGTGATTCTGAACCCCCgtttcattattgtttcaaagatTCATTTCTGTGGCTGTCTTGAGCCatagagaagggagggaagaagagagggaatgaATGACTGATTCTGTCTGTCCGGGGCAGCGGGTGGGATGGGCAGATAGATATTTTGTACTTTTGTAGTGTTCTGACTGCTCCCTTCATTTTTCCCTGTTACGTACCAGGCAGAAATGTCTAACCTGAGTGAGCTGCTGGTGAGGTCAGTAGAGACCTTGGGAGTTAGTTCAGTTATTcaactactgtgtgccaggagctAGTCAGGGTGCTGGGAACACAGCAGGGAACAAAATAGATAAGGAGCTGAGATTATAGTAGGAGGAGAAACACAGTACAGCAGGAAACAAACATGTAACATGTCAGatggtgataaatgctatgaagaaaagtaAAGTGGGATAAATGGGGTGGAgagtggtgtggtgtgtgtgtgtataggtggTTGATAAAGTGAGAGTCAAACAGATGCCTGCAGGAAGTGAGGGAGTGCTCCATGAAGGTTGTCTGGGAgaggagcattccaggcagaacgAATAGCAAGGACAAAAGCTTTGAGGCAGGAAAGTATGGGGGAACTGGAGTACGCACAGGGGAGAGTAGTAGGAGATCTGATGAGAGAATTGGGAATGCAGATTGTGCTGGACTTTGTAGGCCACGGTATGGCTTTGGGTTTTACTGAAAGGGAAAtatgaagcccagagagagggtTTTGAACAGAGGAGCAGCATGacctggttttggttttgaaatcAGTCTGGCTGCTCTGTGGAGAATACACTGAAGGGGGTGGAGCAGAAGCAGAGAATGAGCTGACCGCCTCCTCGCAGGTGGCCATGTGGAGCAGCTGTCCTGGGATGGACCACGGTGAACCTGGGGCATACCTGGCTGAGGAATGAGGggcagcctctccccaccccacctcccagctctTAGTGCGCTGTTACATGAACAGGGCATGACTTTAGCAGCTGGCATTTCGCAGAGTGGAAAAGATCAGCCTCTTTTAGGAGTGCTGCTTTCTCGTCTCTTCCTCATTAACTTTGGTGTGTGGAAGGAAGGTGTAGAAATACAGGAAGGGAAGAAGCAGAGTCTCTTGATTAGAGCTGAGAGCATAAACCTTGGGAAACTGGCAAGCCTGAACCTTGTCAGGAGTCACAAAGAGCCACTCctcatccccctccctcctctcccaccctttCCAGAAGTCTCAGggtgaggttgggggagggaggggcattaATGATCTCCCGGTGCCTTGGGGTATCGTGTAGATTATCAGGACTGAAGGGACTTTAGAAATCATCTAGTTCAACCCCTTCCATTTACAGGTGCAGATAAGGACAGGTGAAATAACTCATCCAAAGTCACATGGATAGGTTCCTGGCAGAAGCAGGGGTCCTGCGTGTTCACTGCTTTGTCTCTGCTCCCAAAGGCTCCGGATGTGTCTGAGTGGGCCTTGATCTTCatagtaccctcaggcactcagttTGTCGTGAAAGAACACCAGCCATGACTTTGGCCAGTGCTATTAACGTGAAATCCTGACAAGCACATGGCGGTAATGAGTTTGCATTTCTTTGCTTAGGATCAAGTCCTCTATACCAGGGACCGGGCCAAAAGCAGACTGCTACTGCCCCCGCTGCACTCTGCTACCCTCAGAAAGCGGCTGCTGTGATCATGGGTAATATCTTTGGAAACCTTCTCAAGAGCCTGATTGGAAAGAAGGAGATGCGCATCCTGATGGTGGGCCTAGATGCCGCAGGGAAGACCACCATCCTGTACAAGCTAAAACTGGGCGAGATCgtcaccaccatccccaccattGGTAAGGGCACGGCTCGGATGTAGGCTTTCATGCCAGCTGCTGAGCCAGACAGGGGGCCTATTCCTATAGCCCCCACCtggccaccaggcaagtccttgCAGTTTGTGGGGTTTAGAGAAGAATGATTATTTAGCTTACTAGCAGGTGCTGGGGCTGCCATTTGCCCACCTACCCTGACCCTCTCTGATGCGGGAACTTCCACAGCCTGGCATCCAACAGTGGCCCTCAGGCACTGAGctggtttgttctctgttgtTCGAAAAGCAGGTGAAGGGCTTTGATGTTTCTGCCAGAGGCCTGGAATTGCTTCAGTTTAGATCCTCGGTGGCCCTGATCCCAGTTAAGACCTGCCTGCTGGAGGGAGAACATTTGCCTTGTAGAGGCAGCTGcagatcagcagcagcagcagctggttCTGTATTTGGGGCTCCAGGACTGTAGCTCACTTCTTGTCCTTCACTCTGCCTCTCAGGCCCCACTTCTTAGCTGAGACAGACTCCGGTGGCCAAGGTGCAGGAGCGGCTGAGTCATCTCTTttgcaggagggagaggcaaAGACTGAGAGAATGAATGGGGAAGGTTGTCTCACCCAGGTGATTGTAAATCTCTTGACTGTCCATCTTCGTCCTCTTCCGCGTCTTCTCTTAGGTTTTCTTTTGGGCCTTTACCCTGCTAAGTCAAGGAACACCGAGTCTGAGGaagcctttgctttcttttagGACATGACCATGGCTGGGGTAAACAGAAACAACCCACCAGGGCATCATTTGCAGGCCTGGTGTTTCAAGCCAAGTGACCGTtgtctgttgtttgttttttttcaaagggTTCAACGTGGAGACAGTGGAGTACAAGAACATCAGCTTCACAGTTTGGGATGTGGGTGGCCAGGACAAGATTCGGCCTCTCTGGAGACACTACTTCCAGAACACCCAAGGTAGGGCATGTGAATTGCCTGTGGACTGGCATGGGTTGGTTGGGTGTGAGCAGAGAATGTGGCTATTGTTCTTGGTTATTGGTAACCAGCTCTCGCCCTGCTGCATTTCCTAGGGGTGGGAGACAGGGAGAAAAGGGAGCAGGTATTTGGAGGGTAAAAGGAGGGTGTTTTctcttggtgggggaggggagttgaTCTGTCGTCTCTGTGCAGCCCATGCTCTGCCTCCCTAGGGTTGATATTTGTGGTCGACAGCAATGATCGGGAGCGAGTAAATGAGGCCCGGGAGGAGCTGATGAGGATGCTGGCAGAGGATGAGCTCCGGGATGCTGTGCTCCTTGTCTTTGCAAACAAACAGGTGTGACACCTCCCTACCCCCGGGTTTGAGAGAGGGCAGCCTGGCTGTAGAAATCATGGGGTCTTGGGGCTTATTGTGTGGGAAGCCCTATGACTGTGCTCTCAGTTTTGAAAGTGTGGGAAATATCATTCGCTGCCTTCTTTATGCTCCTCTTCTTGTTCCCCCCATCCCAGCTTTAATGAGCAACATCTCCATCCAGAGGGACTGGTGTGGTAGATACTTCACCTCCAATCCCTCTTTTATCTTACCTATTGTCTACTTTAGTGGAACTGCCCTCAGTCTTACGGCCAGACAGATCTGATTGTTTGCCCGGTCTGAATCACCTCTCCACTTCCCTACCAACCCCATATTTGGTTTCCAGCTCCTCAGTGGAATGACCTTTAGTGCCTTGGATCTGGAGTTCTATGATGATTAAATCCAAAGTAGTTCTTTAGGATTTTGCTCTGGGTTCCTGctctgaaggaggaggagagggtgcTGGTACACAAGTCTTTGGTAGATGGGTGCTCTAAAAGCCTTTGAAAGATCCTGAAGCTCCTTTTTGTGTGTCTCCCTTGTGCTCCAGGATTTGCCTAATGCTATGAACGCTGCTGAGATCACAGACAAGTTGGGCCTGCATTCCCTGCGTCATCGCAACTGGTACATTCAGGCCACCTGTGCCACCAGCGGGGATGGGCTGTACGAAGGCCTGGACTGGCTGGCCAATCAGCTCAAAAACAAGAAGTGAGAGCCAGACAGCCCTGTCCgaccaccccacccacccctactgtctccctgccccagccctccctttccttcctgttGCCAGTGTGGCCAGGGCGCTGGGTATCATGTCCGCATGCCCAACAAGAGCCTTGCCTCCCCTGCCCGCCACCCCCTGTCCATGACCACTCCCCAGTTGCTGTCCTGATGATGAATCATTC contains:
- the ARF3 gene encoding ADP-ribosylation factor 3 isoform X1 — its product is MGNIFGNLLKSLIGKKEMRILMVGLDAAGKTTILYKLKLGEIVTTIPTIGFNVETVEYKNISFTVWDVGGQDKIRPLWRHYFQNTQGLIFVVDSNDRERVNEAREELMRMLAEDELRDAVLLVFANKQDLPNAMNAAEITDKLGLHSLRHRNWYIQATCATSGDGLYEGLDWLANQLKNKNFGADLRP
- the ARF3 gene encoding ADP-ribosylation factor 3 isoform X2; translated protein: MGNIFGNLLKSLIGKKEMRILMVGLDAAGKTTILYKLKLGEIVTTIPTIGFNVETVEYKNISFTVWDVGGQDKIRPLWRHYFQNTQAHALPP